Proteins encoded in a region of the Spongiibacter tropicus DSM 19543 genome:
- the hpf gene encoding ribosome hibernation-promoting factor, HPF/YfiA family, giving the protein MQITVSGHHVEVTPALREYVNNKLAKLQRHFDNITNTDVTLSVEKLVQKAEATVHVAGADLFATCESEDMYAAIDSLTDKLDRQLIKHKEKHLGR; this is encoded by the coding sequence ATGCAGATAACTGTCAGTGGTCACCACGTTGAAGTTACACCGGCACTGCGTGAATACGTCAATAACAAGCTTGCCAAACTGCAACGACATTTCGACAATATCACCAATACGGACGTTACGCTCTCAGTCGAGAAGCTGGTACAAAAAGCGGAAGCGACAGTGCATGTGGCAGGCGCGGACCTGTTTGCCACATGCGAATCGGAAGATATGTATGCTGCGATCGACAGCCTGACCGACAAGCTGGATCGCCAGTTGATCAAACACAAGGAAAAACACCTGGGCCGGTAA